Proteins co-encoded in one Coregonus clupeaformis isolate EN_2021a chromosome 17, ASM2061545v1, whole genome shotgun sequence genomic window:
- the LOC121585962 gene encoding polyadenylate-binding protein 1A, with amino-acid sequence MNPSAPSYPMASLYVGDLHQDITEAMLYEKFSPAGPILSIRVCRDMITRRSLGYAYVNFQQPADAERALDTMNFDVIKGRPLRIMWSQRDPSLRKSGVGNIFIKNLDKSIDNKALYDTFSAFGNILSCKVVCDENGSKGYGFVHFETQEAAERAIEKMNGMLLNDRKVFVGRFKSRKEREAELGARAREFTNVYIKNFGEDMDDEKLRELFGKYVPGPALSIRVMTDDSGKSRGFGFVSFERHEDAQRAVDEMNGKDFNGRQVYVGRAQKKGERQTELKRKFEQMKQDRMTRYQGVNLYVKNLDDGLDDERLRKEFSPFGTITSAKVMMEGGRSKGFGFVCFSSPEEATKAVTEMNGRIVATKPLYVALAQRKEERQAHLTNQYMQRMATVRPVPNPVLNPYQPAPPSGYFMAAIPQTQNRAAYYSTNQLAQLRPGPRWATQGVRPQHFQNMPNAMRPSAPRPQTFGAMRPSSSQVPRMMAGQRMATQALGQRPAGAAAAAPVRMPQYKYAAGVRNPQQHMASQPQVMQQPAVHVQGQEPLTASMLAAAPPQEQKQMLGERLFPLIQNMHPSLAGKITGMLLEIDNSELLHMLESPESLRSKVDEAVAVLQAHQAKESAQKPTNPAGVPS; translated from the exons ATGAATCCGAGCGCGCCCAGTTACCCGATGGCCTCACTCTACGTCGGCGACCTGCACCAGGATATCACCGAGGCCATGCTGTACGAGAAGTTCAGCCCCGCCGGGCCTATCCTCTCCATTCGAGTCTGCAGGGACATGATCACTCGTCGATCCCTCGGATATGCCTACGTTAACTTCCAACAGCCAGCCGATG CTGAGCGTGCCCTGGACACCATGAACTTCGACGTCATCAAGGGGAGACCTCTGCGCATCATGTGGTCTCAGCGCGACCCTTCCCTGAGGAAGAGTGGGGTGGGCAACATCTTCATCAAGAACTTGGACAAGTCCATTGACAACAAGGCCCTCTATGACACCTTCTCAGCCTTCGGCAACATCCTCTCCTGCAAG GTGGTTTGTGATGAGAATGGCTCAAAGGGCTATGGCTTTGTGCACTTTGAGACCCAGGAGGCTGCTGAAAGAGCCATTGAGAAAATGAACGGCATGTTGCTCAATGACAGAAAAGT GTTCGTCGGACGCTTCAAATCCCGCAAAGAGCGCGAGGCTGAGCTTGGAGCCAGAGCCAGAGAGTTCACCAATGTGTACATCAAGAACTTTGGAGAAGATATGGATGATGAGAAGCTGAGGGAGCTGTTTGGGAAATATG TTCCAGGACCGGCCCTGAGCATCAGGGTGATGACGGACGACAGCGGGAAGTCCAGAGGGTTCGGCTTCGTCAGCTTTGAGAGGCATGAGGATGCTCAGAGG GCTGTAGATGAGATGAATGGGAAGGATTTTAACGGCCGCCAGGTGTACGTGGGCCGCGCCCAGAAGAAAGGAGAGCGCCAGACGGAGTTGAAACGCAAGTTTGAACAGATGAAACAGGACCGCATGACCCGCTACCAGGGGGTCAACCTGTACGTCAAGAATCTGGACGATGGCCTTGACGATGAGCGTCTAAGGAAGGAGTTCTCTCCCTTCGGTACCATCACCAGTGCCAAG GTGATGATGGAGGGTGGCCGCAGCAAGGGCTTCGGCTTCGTGTGCTTCTCCTCCCCCGAGGAGGCCACCAAGGCTGTGACGGAGATGAACGGGCGCATCGTGGCCACCAAGCCGCTGTACGTGGCGCTGGCTCAGAGGAAAGAGGAGCGCCAGGCTCACCTCACCAACCAGTACATGCAGAGGATGGCCACCGTCCGGCCcgtacccaacccagtcctcaaCCCCTACCAGCCTGCCCCTCCCTCTGGGTACTTCATGGCTGCCATCCCCCAGACTCAGAACCGTGCTGCTTACTACTCCACCAACCAGCTGGCTCAGCTGAGACCAGGCCCACGCTGGGCCACCCAGGGTGTCAGACCACAGC ACTTCCAGAACATGCCCAACGCCATGCGTCCGTCCGCCCCCAGACCCCAGACCTTTGGCGCCATGAGGCCCTCGTCATCTCAGGTGCCACGCATGATGGCCGGCCAGAGAATGG ccacCCAGGCCCTGGGCCAGCGTCCTGCCGGTGCGGCGGCTGCAGCCCCAGTGAGGATGCCCCAGTACAAGTATGCAGCAGGTGTGAGGAACCCCCAGCAGCACATGGCCAGCCAGCCCCAGGTAATGCAGCAGCCTGCTGTCCACGTCCAGGGTCAGGAGCCTCTGACTGCCTCCATGCTGGCCGCTGCTCCTCCCCAGGAACAGAAGCAGATGTTGG GTGAGCGTCTGTTCCCCCTCATCCAGAACATGCACCCCAGCCTGGCTGGAAAGATCACTGGTATGCTGTTGGAGATAGACAACTCTGAGCTGCTCCACATGCTGGAGTCTCCCGAGTCTCTCCGATCCAAGGTGGATGAGGCTGTTGCTGTGCTGCAGGCCCACCAGGCCAAGGAGTCCGCCCAGAAGCCCACCAACCCTGCTGGAGTCCCCAGCTAA